AATTAATGTGAAACTCGGGTAAATGTAACCCGAGTTTTTTTTATTTATACTATAAAAATTAAAATGAAATTGAACTAGGGTGGAGAAAAAATGGATAAGGGATTTAATTTAGCCAACCAACTATTAACGCTGCTTGATACGGAACAAAGATGGTTTACCTTAGCCGAAGTTGAAAAAAGTTTAGGCATTTCAGATAAGACCATACGTAAGATGGTGGAGGAAATCAGCAAGCAGCTACCACCAACAGTGACCATTGAAGTTTCTAGAGGAAAGGGAATCGTTCTTCAACGTGATGGGCGAAGTACGATTAGTGAAGTGATTTCTTCTATGTTCAGACAAACCATTTTTTATCGGCTGATGGATTTATTGTTTACGAATGTGGGTCGACTTTCCGTGGAGGAGCTCGCTGAAGCTCTGTTTATGAGTACGTCTTCTTTAAAAAAGTTAATTGTGGAATTAAATAATAATGATCTAAAAGCGTATAAGTTACGCATTAGTTACTCTACACCTGTGATCAAAGGAAATGAAATGAATATCCGATATTTTTATTGGAAGTTATATTGTGATGCGTATGAGTTCACTGGATGGCCCTTTGCGAATGTCGAATTTGCTTATATAAATCAGTTGATCACAAATATAGAGAATGAGAATAACATTGTATATTTTATCAATTCCAAAAGGAAATTGTCTTTTTTGTTGGCCATTGTAATAGAAAGAGCTGCTAAAGGAAATTGTGTAACCATCGACGAAAATGCATACCCCTGGGAAAAGGGAATGTTTTATATACCAGTGAGAGCCATATCAGAGCGTCTTGAAAAAAAGCTGTCCATCGAATTTCCAAAGAGTGAAATATTCTTTATGCAATCCATGGTTAGTCTCAGCCAATATCATTATTATGAAGGGTCAGAGATCACTCCGATTAAAGAAGTCGAATTACATAAGGATAAAGAAGAATATCAAATGGGTAATCTGCTTCTAATGTTATTGGCAAAGGTATACCCGAACTTAGATATGCAAGAACGATTTATATTGGAGATTTACGGGTTCTTTGACAAGCTATTAATCGAAAATGCAATTCCGGAATGGATGATGATTTCAAAAAGTCATTTAACAACTTATGTAGAGCAGGAGTGCCAGCAGATATATCAAGAATTGCAAACCTGTATGCAAACGTGGAATAAAACTTACCCTTCCATTCTGTTTAATCATTTTCATTTAACAAAGCTAACCTTAATAGTTCGTTCGAGTTTACGTTACAAAAGTAAAAGGGCTTTCTTAGTGATCGGGGAAGAATTCTCGATTCGTCATTACATAGCGGATTTGATAAAGAAGGAGATAGGGGA
This Paenibacillus sp. FSL R5-0345 DNA region includes the following protein-coding sequences:
- a CDS encoding helix-turn-helix domain-containing protein; amino-acid sequence: MDKGFNLANQLLTLLDTEQRWFTLAEVEKSLGISDKTIRKMVEEISKQLPPTVTIEVSRGKGIVLQRDGRSTISEVISSMFRQTIFYRLMDLLFTNVGRLSVEELAEALFMSTSSLKKLIVELNNNDLKAYKLRISYSTPVIKGNEMNIRYFYWKLYCDAYEFTGWPFANVEFAYINQLITNIENENNIVYFINSKRKLSFLLAIVIERAAKGNCVTIDENAYPWEKGMFYIPVRAISERLEKKLSIEFPKSEIFFMQSMVSLSQYHYYEGSEITPIKEVELHKDKEEYQMGNLLLMLLAKVYPNLDMQERFILEIYGFFDKLLIENAIPEWMMISKSHLTTYVEQECQQIYQELQTCMQTWNKTYPSILFNHFHLTKLTLIVRSSLRYKSKRAFLVIGEEFSIRHYIADLIKKEIGDQLILNTSIMKGLTDEIMQQNNIDLVISNIPVALKTVPVVIISTIPSKRDLDNIRKELLL